The genomic stretch GATTATCTTAGGTTCTTCCTTATCTTTTTCTTCTTTTATATTTTTACTTTCTTTTTTTATAGTCTCTGATTTCTTTAAATCTTCAAACTTTAATGAAGTTTCTTTTCTTAAACTTTGTAATTCAGATATGATTCTTTTCTCAAATTCTTTTATTTCTTTTATAATGTCATATCTTTTACTTTCATTTTCAGTTGTTATATTTTTATTAGTTGATAACTCTCTTCCAAAGATAATATCGAAATTATTATTTTCAAAATCTAAATTAATAAAATCATTTTCATCAAAGAATGAAAAAATTGGACTTTCTTTTTGCAAAGAAGATAAAAATAAAAGCTCTGTTGCTCTAGTCATAGCAACAAATAATAGTTTTTTTCCTTCTTCTATTATTTCATCACTACTCTTTAATGGAAAAATTTTTTTACTTGGAAAATACTCATCATTTAAACCTAAAACAAAAACAACTTTACTCTCTATTCCCTTTGCTGAATAAAAAGTTGTTAAATTTATAGAATTATTATTTTCATTTTTAGAAGTTATTGGAAATTTATTTTTTAGTTTTTCTTCTAAAGTTTTAGTAAACTGAGAAATTATTGTAAAATCGCTATATTCATATTGATATTTATTAATAAGTATCTCAATTATAGTAATAATGTTATTAATTTCTTCTTCTAAAGTTCTTGATTTTAATCTTAGAGGTTTTATTCCTCTTTCATCAGTTAAAATATTATTACTTTTATAGCAATTATTATCTAATAATTTTTCTGCTGCAGAATAAATTTCTTCAACATTTCTATAACATCTATTTAAATATAAAATATTTTCTTCTTTTATTTCAAAATTAGCATCTTCTAAGGTTCGTTCATTACTTAAACACCATGCTTTTTCAATATTAATTGTTTGATTGATATCCATAAAAAATGTAATTGAAGATTTGGTATTGTTTTCAAGATTAGAGATTAATTTGATAAACTCTAAATGTAATTTTGAAAAATCTTGTGCTTCGTCTATAATTATATGATCAAAGTAATTTTGTTTATCAAGAAAAAGATCTTTTCTTCTTAGGTAATATAATGCAGAAATCATATAATCATGATAATCTTGAAAGTATTCCTCTTCACTTTCAATTTTCCTATAATAACTTAAAATATCTAATACTTCTTGCTTTTGTTTTAAATCAATTTTTTTTAGACTACCTCTTTCCAGCCTTTTATTTCTTAAATATTCATCTTTAGTAAAGTCACAGTTTCTTAACCAATCAATTTCAGATAATAAAAATTCTTTATCCATTCTGTAAAAAGAAGAGTTTTTATTATGTTTTTTGTATTCATCAATTGCTATATTCATTCTATTTTGTCTATCAAAATCAGTTTTAGGATATTTATTTTTTCTACCTTTGATCTCTTTTAAACTTTCTTTTAAAATAGGATTAGTTAGACAAATTTTTATATAATTATCTATATGATCAATAACTATCTTATTTTTTAACAAAGAGTATTCATCAAAAGTTTCAAACAATCTTCTAATTTCAAACCCCAAACTTTTATTATAGTAAAGGAATAAAACTCTTTTATCATATTTCTCAGCCAAAAGAATAGCCTTTTTAATAGCAACTAAAGTTTTTCCACTTCCAGGACTTCCATTTACTTGAATTACATCATTTTTATCGTATTCAAAAATACTTTTTTGTTCATTTGAAAAAATAAAATTTGACATTTCCCCTCCAACTATTAAATAACTTATTATAAAATCATTTGTTCTATTATAGTGTTTTTTTTTTTTCAAGCACAAATAAAAATACAGTATTTTTAATAATTGAAAATATATCAAAAATAAAAATTCTTTTCTTATGCTATAA from Fusobacterium hwasookii encodes the following:
- a CDS encoding UvrD-helicase domain-containing protein; the encoded protein is MSNFIFSNEQKSIFEYDKNDVIQVNGSPGSGKTLVAIKKAILLAEKYDKRVLFLYYNKSLGFEIRRLFETFDEYSLLKNKIVIDHIDNYIKICLTNPILKESLKEIKGRKNKYPKTDFDRQNRMNIAIDEYKKHNKNSSFYRMDKEFLLSEIDWLRNCDFTKDEYLRNKRLERGSLKKIDLKQKQEVLDILSYYRKIESEEEYFQDYHDYMISALYYLRRKDLFLDKQNYFDHIIIDEAQDFSKLHLEFIKLISNLENNTKSSITFFMDINQTINIEKAWCLSNERTLEDANFEIKEENILYLNRCYRNVEEIYSAAEKLLDNNCYKSNNILTDERGIKPLRLKSRTLEEEINNIITIIEILINKYQYEYSDFTIISQFTKTLEEKLKNKFPITSKNENNNSINLTTFYSAKGIESKVVFVLGLNDEYFPSKKIFPLKSSDEIIEEGKKLLFVAMTRATELLFLSSLQKESPIFSFFDENDFINLDFENNNFDIIFGRELSTNKNITTENESKRYDIIKEIKEFEKRIISELQSLRKETSLKFEDLKKSETIKKESKNIKEEKDKEEPKIIEKEVIKEVPVEVIKEVEKIIEVQVPVEKIVEKEKIVEVKVEVEKEVNKIEKLINPEKIGEDIRKNFPLASETTQNELIDAEINYINIDNQPILKKRNLKYGTVAYIIALETELRDYYSKMCNSKIIEEEFNANITLGGLIIKLKDNPFFKNPVDDFYKKNLLNLRNSSLHVHADKEVFIDFEKLKEVRKNIMNDLLNKFIKAFNNLKNKEDNTLKTSIINAKMTSRSKTYDSSIKKYKNFKGFYSCILEDINGNQYGAVTKFTYELEKFYKFICEDCYIDGTTVKNIIGREK